Proteins from a single region of Streptomyces glaucescens:
- a CDS encoding MazG-like family protein — MSGHSFTGHERAEAARRKGVLVERDHWEVTAELAAFLDRAAAHVPARQRQVLQVLKIGEEFGEAAQALIGVTGVSPRKGTSHTWDDLTAEICDVIVTSMVTLHRLEVPDPAAVFARHLRGAAARTLAAGKD; from the coding sequence GTGAGCGGGCACTCGTTCACAGGCCATGAGCGGGCCGAGGCCGCCCGCCGGAAGGGGGTGCTCGTGGAGAGGGACCACTGGGAGGTCACCGCCGAACTGGCCGCGTTCCTGGACCGGGCGGCCGCGCATGTTCCGGCCCGCCAGCGCCAGGTGCTCCAAGTGCTGAAGATCGGCGAGGAGTTCGGCGAGGCGGCGCAGGCGCTGATCGGTGTCACGGGTGTCAGTCCGCGCAAGGGCACCAGCCACACCTGGGATGATCTGACCGCCGAGATCTGCGACGTGATCGTGACGTCGATGGTGACGCTGCACCGGCTCGAAGTCCCCGACCCCGCCGCGGTGTTCGCCCGGCACCTGCGCGGGGCCGCCGCCCGCACGCTGGCCGCGGGGAAGGACTGA
- a CDS encoding DUF5682 family protein, with product MNEGTFTALRTQLQEAATAFADGPGALEGILLGIVDDVDRAVREPLEIFPVCHHSPASALAMARRLREKQPKVVYLELCEDMAPLLTELRNCRLPVAVQAFATEADGFPAEWAPLSVVAPITEASAEYQAIAYALDTPGVELVLVDRSSDHVFQWQERDATAGEPSDPDAPPADAEAALHGDAVGVEIGDLRPRFAELEEHLLRHGRVRHWSEWWHQYVELPLGDSDHDTYRQVMLLIGSLFRRLAPGDPHRVRVDEDRERYMWTRMRRHLAATGTDPADALYVCGAFHAASRVAEFGVHGTDTFEISPPSATKWQHGLIPSSHAAIEAQFGLAAGSVSIAAAEWAKNLKRTRVKPYRLTGQAGTKTRRSTAKADAPVPAAEAVAPDRLTGFLQRPPVLDRLDEEELLGWSVEIVRAARRNGYLASTADAIAVFETSILLAGMRDRAKPTPYDFQDAAVTCIEKDTVPGRRDVRRLVEIMLGGDRVGQVGYDALPPLARDVHDRLAPLNLKLQQRGVQRALLDMASRPELEQCSDVLWMLRRLLPHGAARPIMGERKLGERSIQESWDLALGTHQRALIELGYEGVSIEQVLEQRLRRTAYGPQATTATVLETVEDATLHLRSRRLADELGGRALEVLATERSVDGAPEVLRRVRGLLAYYRTSEPALPQWIESFVKTGYAHYCTLLPTAFTDDDASVRQVAAMLGFLFSMESLALSLGCDRNQLELAMAQSHPEDPDRTALLWAARTQLGTLSRADLRARCDELLGNPLALPAYPRYLSGFLHALEPVPALADFVVEAVSNAFARLPDPVLLPWLPTLITTLRSGGADLTPLLIREAGRVFPGRLAELDTWTPPWRAEPAPTAVRPARGRVSGPSGLPLLAAHPATCDAVAELLGCDGGWEAAAPAPAGAALLARHPHTAQALGALLSTP from the coding sequence ATGAACGAGGGCACCTTCACCGCCCTGCGCACCCAGCTCCAGGAGGCCGCCACCGCGTTCGCCGACGGACCCGGCGCCCTGGAGGGCATCCTCCTCGGCATCGTCGACGACGTCGACCGCGCGGTGCGCGAACCGCTGGAGATCTTCCCGGTCTGCCACCACTCGCCGGCCTCCGCGCTCGCCATGGCGCGCAGGCTGCGCGAGAAGCAGCCCAAGGTGGTCTACCTCGAACTGTGCGAGGACATGGCCCCGCTCCTGACCGAGCTGCGCAACTGCCGGCTCCCGGTCGCGGTGCAGGCGTTCGCGACCGAGGCCGACGGGTTCCCCGCCGAATGGGCGCCGCTGTCGGTCGTCGCGCCCATCACCGAAGCGTCGGCCGAGTACCAGGCGATCGCCTACGCCCTGGACACCCCGGGCGTGGAACTCGTCCTCGTCGACCGTTCCTCCGACCACGTCTTCCAGTGGCAGGAGAGGGACGCCACGGCCGGCGAACCGTCCGACCCGGACGCGCCCCCCGCCGACGCCGAGGCGGCGCTGCACGGCGACGCCGTCGGCGTGGAGATCGGCGACCTGCGCCCGCGCTTCGCCGAACTGGAGGAGCACCTGCTGCGGCACGGGCGCGTGCGGCACTGGTCGGAGTGGTGGCACCAGTACGTCGAGCTGCCGCTCGGCGACAGCGACCACGACACCTACCGCCAGGTCATGCTGCTGATCGGCAGCCTCTTCCGGCGCCTCGCCCCCGGTGACCCGCACCGGGTCCGCGTCGACGAGGACCGCGAGCGGTACATGTGGACGCGGATGCGCCGGCACCTCGCCGCCACCGGCACCGACCCGGCGGACGCCCTCTACGTCTGCGGTGCCTTCCACGCGGCCAGCCGGGTCGCCGAGTTCGGCGTCCACGGCACCGACACCTTCGAGATCAGCCCGCCCAGCGCCACCAAGTGGCAGCACGGTCTGATCCCGTCCAGCCACGCGGCGATCGAGGCGCAGTTCGGTCTCGCCGCCGGGTCGGTGTCCATCGCCGCGGCCGAGTGGGCGAAGAACCTCAAGCGCACCCGGGTGAAGCCGTACCGGCTGACCGGTCAGGCGGGCACGAAGACGCGCCGGAGCACCGCGAAGGCGGACGCCCCCGTTCCGGCCGCCGAAGCCGTCGCGCCGGACAGGCTCACCGGCTTCCTCCAGCGGCCCCCGGTCCTGGACCGCCTGGACGAGGAGGAACTGCTCGGCTGGTCGGTGGAGATCGTGCGCGCCGCCCGCCGCAACGGCTATCTCGCCTCCACCGCCGACGCCATCGCGGTGTTCGAGACCTCGATCCTGCTCGCCGGGATGCGCGACCGGGCCAAGCCCACGCCGTACGACTTCCAGGACGCGGCGGTCACCTGCATCGAGAAGGACACCGTGCCGGGCCGGCGCGACGTGCGCCGGCTCGTCGAGATCATGCTGGGCGGCGACCGGGTCGGCCAGGTCGGCTACGACGCCCTGCCGCCGCTCGCCCGCGACGTGCACGACCGGCTCGCCCCGCTGAACCTCAAACTGCAGCAGCGCGGGGTGCAGCGGGCCCTGCTCGACATGGCGTCGCGGCCCGAGCTGGAGCAGTGCTCCGACGTGCTGTGGATGCTGCGCCGCCTCCTGCCGCACGGCGCCGCCCGCCCCATCATGGGCGAACGCAAGCTCGGCGAGCGCTCCATCCAGGAGTCGTGGGACCTGGCCCTCGGCACCCACCAGCGGGCCCTGATCGAGCTGGGCTACGAGGGCGTGAGCATCGAGCAGGTCCTCGAACAGCGGCTGCGGCGCACCGCGTACGGCCCGCAGGCCACCACGGCGACCGTCCTCGAAACGGTCGAGGACGCCACGCTCCACCTGCGCAGCCGCCGCCTCGCCGACGAACTCGGCGGGCGGGCCCTGGAGGTGCTGGCGACCGAGCGGAGCGTCGACGGCGCCCCGGAGGTGCTGCGCCGGGTGCGCGGCCTGCTGGCCTACTACCGCACCAGTGAACCGGCGCTGCCGCAGTGGATCGAGTCCTTCGTCAAGACGGGCTACGCGCACTACTGCACCCTGCTGCCGACGGCGTTCACCGACGACGACGCGAGCGTCCGCCAGGTCGCGGCCATGCTGGGCTTCCTGTTCAGCATGGAGAGCCTCGCCCTGTCCCTCGGCTGCGACCGCAACCAGCTGGAGCTGGCCATGGCCCAGTCGCACCCGGAGGACCCGGACAGGACGGCCCTGCTGTGGGCGGCCAGGACCCAGCTCGGCACGCTCTCCCGCGCCGATCTGCGGGCCCGGTGCGACGAGCTGCTGGGCAACCCGCTGGCGCTGCCCGCCTATCCGCGCTACCTCAGCGGGTTCCTGCACGCGCTGGAACCGGTGCCCGCGCTGGCCGACTTCGTCGTCGAAGCCGTGTCGAACGCGTTCGCCCGGCTGCCCGACCCGGTGCTGCTGCCCTGGCTGCCCACTCTGATCACCACCCTCCGCTCCGGCGGCGCGGACCTCACGCCCCTGCTGATCCGGGAGGCGGGCCGCGTGTTCCCGGGCCGGCTCGCGGAGCTCGACACCTGGACGCCGCCGTGGCGGGCCGAACCGGCCCCGACGGCCGTACGCCCCGCCCGCGGCCGCGTGTCCGGGCCGAGCGGCCTGCCCCTGCTGGCCGCGCACCCCGCGACCTGCGACGCGGTGGCGGAGCTGCTCGGCTGCGACGGCGGCTGGGAAGCGGCGGCCCCGGCCCCGGCCGGCGCCGCACTGCTGGCCCGCCACCCCCACACCGCGCAGGCGCTGGGGGCGCTCCTGAGCACCCCCTGA
- a CDS encoding vWA domain-containing protein yields MTDHTTDEPPAADADENRRQVLYWRLLARLFDPEEQPALESASLAVVEDIGLPPALLDPQASVDAVVQRHPELAAEFDGLMVPGTAGDEDRDRAAEVRRAALVSKVLLNVFSSGSGTVTADRLARWQSDAGWLERALGCGPGELRGGRAPGGAGRAAGGGVSPAGTGGGFPAPDLGTLIPAIGPELGAIEADLVKRMHLREVLADPRLAARLTPSMSLIEQLLRDKNNLSGVALANAKALIRRFVDEVAEVLRTQVEKASVGALDRSVPPKRVFRNLDLDRTIWKNLTNWDPQEERLYVDRLYYRHTARKTTPQRLIVVVDQSGSMVDSMVNCTILASIFAGLPKVDVHLIAYDTQALDLTPWVNDPFETLLRTKLGGGTDGTVAMALAQPKIAEPRNTVVVWISDFYEWRCEPLFESMAAIHRSGARFIPVGSVTSAGRGSVNPWFRERFKDLGTPVISGHIRKLVHELKSFLT; encoded by the coding sequence ATGACCGACCACACCACCGATGAGCCGCCGGCGGCCGATGCGGACGAGAACCGCCGGCAGGTCCTGTACTGGCGGCTGCTCGCCCGCCTCTTCGACCCCGAGGAGCAGCCGGCCCTGGAGTCCGCCTCCCTCGCCGTCGTCGAGGACATCGGACTGCCGCCCGCCCTCCTCGATCCGCAGGCCTCCGTGGACGCCGTCGTGCAGCGCCACCCCGAGCTGGCCGCCGAGTTCGACGGGCTGATGGTCCCCGGGACCGCCGGCGACGAGGACCGCGACCGGGCCGCCGAGGTGCGCCGCGCCGCCCTGGTGTCCAAGGTGCTCCTCAACGTCTTCTCCTCCGGCTCCGGCACGGTCACCGCCGACCGGCTCGCCCGCTGGCAGTCCGACGCCGGATGGCTGGAGCGGGCGCTGGGCTGCGGTCCCGGTGAACTGCGCGGCGGACGCGCCCCGGGTGGCGCGGGCCGCGCGGCGGGCGGGGGAGTGAGCCCGGCCGGCACCGGAGGCGGCTTCCCGGCCCCCGACCTCGGCACGCTCATCCCCGCGATCGGCCCCGAGCTGGGCGCCATCGAGGCCGACCTCGTCAAGCGGATGCACCTGCGCGAAGTCCTCGCGGATCCCCGGCTCGCCGCGCGGCTCACCCCGAGCATGTCGCTCATCGAGCAGCTGCTGCGTGACAAGAACAACCTCTCCGGGGTCGCCCTCGCCAACGCCAAGGCGCTGATCCGCCGGTTCGTCGACGAGGTCGCCGAAGTCCTGCGCACCCAGGTCGAGAAGGCGTCCGTCGGCGCCCTGGACCGGTCGGTCCCGCCGAAGCGGGTCTTCCGCAACCTGGACCTCGACCGCACCATCTGGAAGAACCTCACCAACTGGGACCCGCAGGAGGAACGGCTCTACGTCGACCGCCTCTACTACCGGCACACCGCCCGCAAGACGACGCCGCAGCGCCTCATCGTGGTCGTCGACCAGTCGGGTTCGATGGTCGACTCGATGGTCAACTGCACGATCCTGGCGTCGATCTTCGCGGGACTGCCCAAGGTGGACGTCCACCTGATCGCCTACGACACCCAGGCGCTCGACCTCACCCCGTGGGTGAACGACCCGTTCGAGACCCTGCTGCGCACCAAGCTCGGCGGCGGCACGGACGGCACGGTCGCCATGGCACTGGCCCAGCCGAAGATCGCCGAACCGCGCAACACGGTCGTGGTCTGGATCTCAGACTTCTACGAATGGCGCTGCGAGCCGCTGTTCGAGAGCATGGCGGCCATCCACCGCTCCGGCGCCAGATTCATCCCGGTCGGTTCGGTGACCAGCGCCGGCCGCGGCAGCGTCAACCCGTGGTTCCGGGAACGCTTCAAGGACCTCGGCACGCCGGTGATCTCCGGCCACATCCGCAAGCTCGTCCACGAGCTGAAGTCGTTCCTCACCTGA
- a CDS encoding M28 family metallopeptidase, with translation MTTPQPAASGRGSRRTATVTGLALAAALLTAVPATSAPSGSAAATGALAAPDIPLANVKAHLTQLQSIATANGGNRAHGRPGYKASIDYVRAKLDAAGFTTSLQQFSSSGATGYNLIADWPGGDPNQVLMAGAHLDSVSSGPGINDNGSGSAAVLETALAVSRAQLQPAKHLRFAWWGAEELGLVGSKYYVNNLPTTERARIAGYINLDMVGSPNPGYFVYDDDPAIEKVFKDWYAGIGVPTEIETEGDGRSDHAAFKNAGIPVGGLFTGASRTKTAAQATKWGGTAGQAFDRCYHSSCDTTANINDTALDRNSDALAHAVWTLGTGTTPPPGTTFENTADVAIPDNGAAVTSTVQVTGRTGNAPAALRVGVDIKHTWRGDLVVDLLAPDGTAYRLKNSSSSDSADNVITTYTVDASAEQANGDWRLRVQDVAAQDTGYIDSWKLTF, from the coding sequence ATGACGACTCCTCAGCCCGCCGCGTCCGGACGCGGCTCCAGACGCACCGCGACCGTGACCGGCCTGGCCCTGGCGGCCGCGCTGCTCACCGCGGTCCCGGCCACCTCGGCCCCGTCCGGCAGCGCGGCCGCGACCGGGGCGCTCGCGGCCCCCGACATCCCGCTGGCCAACGTCAAGGCCCACCTCACCCAGCTCCAGTCGATCGCCACCGCCAACGGCGGCAACCGGGCGCACGGCCGCCCCGGTTACAAGGCCTCGATCGACTACGTGCGCGCCAAGCTGGACGCGGCCGGATTCACCACCAGCCTCCAGCAGTTCAGCTCCTCCGGCGCCACGGGCTACAACCTGATCGCCGACTGGCCCGGCGGCGATCCCAACCAGGTCCTCATGGCCGGCGCGCACCTCGACTCCGTCTCCTCCGGGCCCGGCATCAACGACAACGGCTCCGGATCCGCCGCCGTCCTCGAGACCGCGCTCGCCGTCTCCCGCGCCCAGCTCCAGCCCGCCAAGCACCTGCGGTTCGCCTGGTGGGGCGCCGAGGAACTGGGGCTGGTGGGCTCCAAGTACTACGTCAACAACCTCCCTACGACCGAGCGTGCACGCATCGCGGGCTACATCAACCTCGACATGGTCGGCTCGCCGAACCCCGGCTACTTCGTCTACGACGACGACCCGGCGATCGAGAAGGTCTTCAAGGACTGGTACGCGGGCATCGGCGTCCCCACGGAGATAGAGACCGAGGGTGACGGCCGCTCGGACCACGCCGCCTTCAAGAACGCCGGCATACCCGTGGGCGGTCTCTTCACCGGAGCCAGCCGCACCAAGACGGCCGCTCAGGCCACCAAGTGGGGCGGCACCGCGGGCCAGGCCTTCGACCGCTGCTACCACTCGTCCTGCGACACCACGGCGAACATCAACGACACCGCCCTGGACCGCAACAGCGACGCCCTCGCCCACGCCGTCTGGACCCTCGGCACCGGGACGACACCGCCTCCGGGCACCACGTTCGAGAACACCGCCGATGTCGCCATCCCGGACAACGGCGCCGCGGTGACCTCGACCGTCCAGGTGACCGGCCGGACCGGGAACGCGCCCGCCGCCCTCCGGGTCGGCGTGGACATCAAGCACACCTGGCGCGGCGACCTGGTGGTCGACCTCCTCGCCCCCGACGGGACCGCGTACCGGCTGAAGAACTCCAGCAGTTCGGACTCCGCGGACAACGTCATCACCACCTACACCGTCGACGCCTCGGCCGAGCAGGCC
- a CDS encoding D-Ala-D-Ala carboxypeptidase family metallohydrolase, with translation MLRRTARLVTALVMILSGALAGTVATAGTAHADGCYTWTRTLSQGASGADVTQLQIRLGGYPGYGSVLAVDGSFGPATTAALKRFQSAYGLTADGVAGTNTYNKLYALQDDDCTPVHFSYSELNDCNTTWSGGAVSAATAKANALRTMWKLEALRHALGDQPITVTSGFRSYACNDAVGGASNSRHLYGDAADLGAGPHSLCTLAKQARYHGFRGILGPGYPGHNDHTHVDHRDSQYWSAPTCGI, from the coding sequence ATGCTCAGACGTACGGCACGACTCGTCACCGCACTTGTCATGATCCTGTCCGGCGCTTTGGCCGGCACCGTCGCGACGGCGGGCACCGCGCACGCCGACGGCTGCTACACCTGGACCCGCACCCTCTCGCAGGGCGCCTCGGGCGCCGACGTCACCCAGCTGCAGATCCGGCTCGGCGGCTACCCGGGATACGGCTCGGTCCTGGCCGTCGACGGCAGCTTCGGGCCGGCCACCACGGCCGCACTCAAACGCTTCCAGTCGGCGTACGGCCTGACCGCCGACGGCGTCGCAGGCACCAACACCTACAACAAGCTGTACGCCCTCCAGGACGACGACTGCACGCCCGTCCACTTCTCCTACAGCGAGCTGAACGACTGCAACACGACCTGGTCGGGCGGCGCGGTGAGCGCCGCCACGGCCAAGGCCAACGCGCTGCGCACCATGTGGAAGCTGGAGGCGCTGCGGCACGCCCTCGGCGACCAGCCGATCACGGTGACCAGTGGCTTCCGGTCGTACGCCTGCAACGACGCCGTCGGCGGCGCGAGCAACAGCCGGCACCTCTACGGTGACGCGGCCGACCTCGGTGCCGGGCCGCACTCCCTGTGCACGCTCGCCAAACAGGCCCGCTACCACGGCTTCCGCGGCATCCTCGGCCCGGGCTACCCCGGCCACAACGACCACACCCACGTCGACCACCGCGACAGCCAGTACTGGTCCGCACCCACCTGCGGCATCTGA
- a CDS encoding NUDIX hydrolase, which yields MSTGRMPREEWVKTQPRALIASCVLLADGRGRLLVLRYSPAEPNAGHWWLPGGMLDPGEDPWTAARREALEETGVDIGHEARLIGIDHRCDVLGTGPVLDCYFDGGVLDGTERIRLSPEHDRYAFLAPDELTEPTLAVHRPLLTALYRAARSGSVVCLREGRPW from the coding sequence ATGTCCACCGGGCGGATGCCGCGGGAGGAGTGGGTCAAGACGCAGCCCCGGGCGCTCATCGCCTCCTGCGTGCTGCTCGCCGACGGCCGGGGGCGGCTGCTGGTGCTGCGCTACTCCCCCGCCGAGCCGAACGCCGGGCACTGGTGGCTGCCGGGCGGGATGCTCGACCCCGGTGAGGACCCGTGGACGGCGGCGCGGCGGGAGGCCCTGGAGGAGACGGGCGTCGACATCGGGCACGAGGCCCGGCTGATCGGCATCGACCACCGCTGCGACGTCCTGGGCACCGGTCCGGTGCTGGACTGCTACTTCGACGGCGGAGTCCTGGACGGGACCGAGCGGATCCGGCTGAGCCCGGAGCACGACCGGTACGCGTTCCTGGCGCCGGACGAGCTGACGGAGCCGACGCTGGCCGTACACCGGCCTCTACTGACCGCCCTGTACCGCGCCGCGCGGTCCGGGAGCGTCGTGTGCCTGCGGGAGGGGCGGCCCTGGTGA
- a CDS encoding enolase C-terminal domain-like protein has product MPQPVVTRCTVHPVAGRDSMLLNLSGAHAPWFTRNVLVVEDSEGRTGLGEVPGGEEITRTLREAAPLVVGARLGDHRRVLRAVRDRFGSRDDGGRGKQTFDLRTTVHAVTAIESALLDLLGQHLEVPVAALLGDGKQRDAVRVLGYLFYVGDPDRTDLDYIREPDASVEWYRVRREEALTPEAVVRQAEAAHAHYGFRDFKLKGGVLPGAEEAGAVRALKERFPEARITLDPNGAWSLKEAVELCRPLLGVLAYAEDPCGAEDGYSGREILAEFRRATGLPTATNMVATDWRQLAHALALRSVDIPLADPHFWTMQGSVRVAQLCNSTGLTWGCHSNNHFDISLAMMAHCGAAAPGDYNALDTHWIWQEGTERLTVTPPRIVGGEVAVDDTPGLGVRLDRDRLLEAHELYREKGLPGRDDAAGMRYLVKDWQFDAKRPCLVR; this is encoded by the coding sequence ATGCCCCAGCCCGTCGTCACCCGCTGCACCGTCCACCCGGTGGCCGGCCGCGACTCCATGCTGCTCAACCTCTCCGGCGCGCACGCCCCCTGGTTCACCCGCAACGTCCTGGTCGTCGAGGACTCCGAGGGGCGCACCGGACTCGGCGAGGTGCCGGGCGGCGAGGAGATCACCCGCACCCTGCGCGAGGCAGCGCCGCTGGTCGTGGGCGCCCGGCTCGGCGACCACCGGCGGGTCCTGCGCGCCGTGCGGGACCGGTTCGGCAGCCGGGACGACGGCGGGCGCGGGAAGCAGACCTTCGACCTGCGCACCACGGTGCACGCCGTCACCGCGATCGAGTCGGCGCTGCTCGACCTGCTCGGGCAGCACCTGGAGGTGCCCGTCGCCGCGCTGCTCGGCGACGGCAAGCAGCGCGACGCCGTACGGGTGCTCGGCTACCTGTTCTACGTCGGGGACCCCGACCGGACCGACCTCGACTACATCCGTGAACCGGACGCCTCCGTGGAGTGGTACCGGGTCCGCCGTGAGGAGGCGCTGACACCCGAGGCCGTCGTCCGCCAGGCCGAGGCCGCCCACGCGCACTACGGCTTCCGCGACTTCAAGCTCAAGGGCGGTGTGCTGCCCGGCGCGGAGGAGGCCGGGGCGGTCCGGGCGCTGAAGGAACGCTTCCCGGAGGCCCGGATCACCCTCGACCCCAACGGCGCCTGGTCACTGAAGGAGGCCGTGGAACTGTGCCGGCCGCTGCTCGGCGTTCTGGCCTACGCCGAGGACCCGTGCGGCGCCGAGGACGGCTACTCGGGCCGGGAGATCCTCGCCGAGTTCCGCCGGGCCACCGGACTGCCCACCGCCACCAACATGGTCGCCACCGACTGGCGCCAGCTCGCCCACGCGCTCGCCCTGCGGTCCGTCGACATCCCCCTCGCCGATCCGCACTTCTGGACCATGCAGGGCTCGGTGCGGGTGGCCCAGCTGTGCAACTCCACGGGACTCACCTGGGGTTGCCACTCCAACAACCACTTCGACATCTCGCTCGCGATGATGGCCCACTGCGGCGCCGCCGCCCCCGGCGACTACAACGCCCTGGACACCCACTGGATCTGGCAGGAGGGCACGGAGCGTCTCACCGTCACGCCGCCGCGGATCGTGGGCGGCGAGGTCGCGGTGGACGACACCCCGGGCCTCGGTGTCCGGCTCGACCGGGACCGGCTGCTCGAGGCCCACGAGCTGTACCGGGAGAAGGGACTGCCGGGCCGCGACGACGCCGCCGGGATGCGCTACCTGGTGAAGGACTGGCAGTTCGACGCCAAGCGTCCGTGCCTGGTGCGGTGA
- a CDS encoding zinc-ribbon domain-containing protein — MIIFGTKGYLYQLAILTLVCGRCGNPSAHTLRKRVTKFTLFFVPLFPVSTKYATQCTFCGAEQRVTKEQAEQLQAQSATGHGGRTHDRPQQQPYQS; from the coding sequence ATGATCATCTTTGGCACCAAGGGCTACCTGTACCAGCTCGCGATACTGACCCTGGTCTGCGGCCGCTGCGGCAATCCGTCGGCGCACACCCTCCGCAAGCGCGTCACCAAGTTCACCCTGTTCTTCGTGCCGCTGTTCCCGGTCTCCACGAAGTACGCGACGCAGTGCACCTTCTGCGGTGCGGAGCAGCGGGTGACGAAGGAGCAGGCGGAACAGCTTCAGGCGCAGTCGGCGACCGGGCACGGCGGCCGGACCCACGACCGTCCGCAGCAGCAGCCGTACCAGTCCTGA
- a CDS encoding PP2C family protein-serine/threonine phosphatase has translation MRYVAVTALSHPGLLRTRNEDSLVAGPWTLCATVTESPQTLFFPLESPVVVAVADGLGGHPGGDVASSLVAGRIAAAGPRLSSEDAIRDVLDACNRAVYEAAGGDEGGELATMGTTVAGVVVRHDALLVFNVGDSRVHAALPEGLRRLSVDDSPPLEPGRRTTSIVTQCLGGSPGYRAVRAHVRPVPVAPGDRFLVCTDGVTDPLADDVIEGVLREHDDRRAAVELWRAAMEAGGPDNITLAVLRVGEE, from the coding sequence ATGCGGTACGTCGCGGTGACTGCGCTCAGCCATCCCGGGCTGCTGCGGACCCGCAACGAGGACAGTCTCGTCGCCGGCCCCTGGACCCTGTGCGCCACCGTCACCGAGAGTCCGCAGACCCTGTTCTTCCCGCTGGAGAGCCCGGTCGTCGTGGCCGTCGCCGACGGACTGGGCGGGCATCCCGGCGGGGATGTGGCCAGCTCGCTGGTGGCCGGCCGGATCGCCGCGGCCGGGCCGCGGCTGAGCAGCGAGGACGCGATCCGCGACGTCCTCGACGCCTGCAACCGGGCCGTCTACGAGGCCGCCGGCGGCGACGAAGGGGGCGAGCTGGCCACGATGGGCACGACGGTCGCGGGCGTCGTCGTACGGCACGACGCCCTGCTGGTGTTCAACGTGGGCGACAGCCGGGTGCACGCGGCCCTGCCGGAGGGCCTGCGCCGGCTGAGCGTCGACGACAGTCCGCCCCTCGAACCCGGGCGGCGCACCACGTCCATCGTCACCCAGTGCCTCGGCGGCAGCCCCGGCTACCGTGCCGTGCGCGCGCATGTGAGGCCGGTGCCCGTCGCGCCCGGTGACCGCTTCCTCGTCTGCACCGACGGCGTCACCGACCCGCTGGCGGACGACGTCATCGAGGGCGTGCTGCGGGAGCACGACGACCGGCGCGCGGCGGTCGAGCTGTGGAGGGCGGCCATGGAGGCGGGCGGTCCGGACAACATCACGCTGGCCGTCCTGCGCGTCGGCGAGGAGTAG
- a CDS encoding ATP-binding protein, translating to MSDLLRAPAEIKYAEELDWLESIDDNPKPFSWRLSPKMIRLFILGSERADGLDREISQKWFGDRSIVERAIVTLASDRGLLLIGDPGTGKSWLAELLAAAVCRNSTLVVQGTAGTTEDHIKYSWNVSMVIAKGQSRESMIPSPIMTAMESGVIGRFEELTRSTSDVQDALISILSEKYISVPELDSDNIVFAKPGFSVIATANSRDRGVNDLSSALKRRFNFVRIPVVTNKKSEAEIVRFRTEELLRRHQIELDVPPTLLDVLLQSFSDLRASAAAAASDDEKLESALSTAEQIGVLEDAILHSNFFGERALTARTLASSLVGSLARREPEDLAILNKYLHGVVEPRSKEEGGSWTEFLEGGRDTIATLS from the coding sequence ATGTCCGACCTGCTGCGCGCTCCCGCCGAGATCAAGTACGCCGAGGAGCTGGACTGGCTGGAGTCGATCGACGACAACCCCAAGCCGTTCTCCTGGCGGCTGTCGCCGAAGATGATCCGGCTGTTCATCCTGGGCTCGGAGCGGGCCGACGGGCTCGACCGCGAAATCTCCCAGAAGTGGTTCGGCGACCGCAGCATCGTCGAGCGGGCCATCGTCACCCTCGCCTCCGACCGCGGCCTGCTGCTGATCGGCGACCCCGGCACCGGCAAGAGCTGGCTCGCCGAACTGCTCGCCGCCGCCGTATGCCGCAACTCCACGCTCGTGGTGCAGGGCACGGCCGGCACCACCGAGGACCACATCAAGTACTCGTGGAACGTGTCCATGGTGATCGCCAAGGGCCAGTCGCGGGAGTCGATGATCCCCTCGCCGATCATGACCGCGATGGAGAGCGGGGTCATCGGCCGCTTCGAGGAGCTGACCCGCTCCACCAGCGACGTCCAGGACGCCCTGATCTCCATCCTCTCCGAGAAGTACATCTCGGTGCCCGAACTCGACAGCGACAACATCGTCTTCGCCAAGCCCGGCTTCTCCGTCATCGCCACCGCCAACAGCCGCGACCGGGGCGTCAACGACCTGTCCTCCGCGCTCAAGCGCCGCTTCAACTTCGTGCGCATCCCGGTGGTGACCAACAAGAAGAGCGAGGCGGAGATCGTCCGCTTCCGCACCGAGGAACTGCTGCGCCGCCACCAGATCGAACTGGACGTCCCGCCCACCCTGCTGGACGTACTGCTGCAGAGCTTCTCCGACCTGCGCGCCTCCGCCGCCGCGGCCGCCAGCGACGACGAGAAGCTGGAGTCCGCGCTCTCCACCGCCGAGCAGATCGGCGTCCTGGAGGACGCCATCCTGCACAGCAACTTCTTCGGCGAGCGCGCCCTGACCGCGCGCACTCTCGCCTCCTCGCTCGTCGGCTCCCTCGCCCGCCGCGAACCGGAGGACCTGGCCATCCTCAACAAGTACCTGCACGGTGTCGTCGAGCCGCGCAGCAAGGAAGAGGGCGGCTCCTGGACGGAGTTCCTCGAGGGCGGCCGCGACACGATCGCCACCCTCTCGTGA